From the genome of Thermococcus chitonophagus, one region includes:
- a CDS encoding YbjQ family protein: METIEGVIVVTTETIPGYRIVEVKGIARGGIVRATHLGRDILAAFRNIKGGEVKEYTQMMAEAREEALRRMALHAKQLGANAVVNVRFATSNVSSGMAEVYAYGTAVVVERE; encoded by the coding sequence ATGGAGACGATAGAGGGGGTTATTGTTGTAACTACGGAGACTATTCCTGGGTATAGGATAGTTGAGGTTAAGGGCATAGCAAGGGGAGGAATCGTTAGGGCTACACACCTTGGAAGGGATATCCTTGCTGCCTTCAGGAATATAAAGGGTGGAGAGGTTAAGGAGTACACGCAGATGATGGCTGAGGCTAGGGAGGAAGCCTTAAGGAGGATGGCCCTTCACGCTAAGCAACTCGGCGCAAATGCCGTCGTCAATGTGAGGTTCGCAACTTCAAATGTATCCTCCGGAATGGCCGAGGTTTACGCTTACGGTACCGCTGTAGTTGTCGAGAGGGAGTGA
- a CDS encoding SdpI family protein — protein sequence MIWLGLMMLIIGILTLAVRNTQNPFIGVRFSYTYLSKEAWRRANTMAGTLSVILGAIVLIQAYLGTSKGIVLSTLAVGMFLLAVSTYSVAKKAYEIETMKEEPRGEVEEITPGFPRVIYLQWLMFPLSVMLKLPSENILLVAMIPLMSTIIAKDPLLLRLPEKSGNIRIALYVVTLLQVALIVYGKL from the coding sequence TTGATCTGGCTCGGCTTGATGATGCTCATAATTGGTATCCTGACTTTAGCAGTAAGGAACACTCAAAATCCCTTTATTGGGGTCAGGTTCTCGTATACTTATCTTTCCAAGGAAGCCTGGAGAAGGGCAAATACGATGGCCGGCACTTTGAGCGTAATCCTGGGAGCTATAGTTTTGATTCAGGCCTACCTAGGGACCAGCAAAGGTATTGTGCTCTCGACGCTTGCCGTAGGCATGTTCCTACTTGCAGTCTCAACGTACTCGGTGGCAAAGAAGGCCTATGAGATAGAAACCATGAAGGAGGAACCCCGGGGAGAGGTAGAAGAAATTACCCCAGGGTTCCCCAGAGTAATCTACCTCCAGTGGCTCATGTTTCCCTTGAGCGTCATGTTAAAGCTTCCCTCGGAGAATATCTTACTGGTCGCAATGATTCCCTTGATGTCCACAATTATTGCTAAGGATCCCCTTCTCCTGAGACTGCCCGAGAAGTCAGGAAATATTAGAATTGCACTCTATGTTGTTACCCTGCTCCAAGTAGCCCTCATAGTCTACGGAAAGCTTTAA
- a CDS encoding FumA C-terminus/TtdB family hydratase beta subunit, translating to MAVKLETPLSADDVLKLKAGDRVILSGVVYTARDLAHKRFLTQGFPFNPEGAVIYHCGPLVKDMRVVSAGPTTSARMNPYLDFIFSKGIRAVIGKGGMNPEPFKGRAVYFAFPGGAGSLASEFVKRIRRAYWEDLGMADAVWELEVEEMPLIVGIDARGRSLFI from the coding sequence ATGGCAGTGAAGCTCGAAACTCCCCTCTCTGCGGATGATGTGCTTAAATTAAAGGCGGGAGACAGGGTTATACTCTCTGGAGTTGTGTATACAGCCAGGGATCTAGCCCACAAAAGGTTCCTAACCCAGGGATTTCCCTTTAATCCAGAGGGAGCTGTGATATACCACTGCGGGCCCCTTGTTAAAGATATGAGAGTAGTGTCCGCCGGGCCAACGACGAGCGCTAGGATGAACCCCTACCTCGACTTCATATTCTCAAAGGGTATAAGGGCCGTGATAGGGAAGGGGGGAATGAACCCAGAGCCCTTCAAAGGGAGGGCAGTTTACTTCGCCTTCCCAGGAGGAGCGGGGAGCTTAGCTTCGGAGTTCGTTAAAAGGATAAGGAGGGCTTACTGGGAAGATCTGGGGATGGCTGATGCCGTATGGGAGCTTGAAGTTGAAGAGATGCCCCTCATAGTTGGGATAGACGCTAGAGGGAGGTCACTCTTTATCTAA
- a CDS encoding glutamate--tRNA ligase gives MEVERIAWKYALINAIEHDGKANSKAVIGKILGENPELRPKAREIVPIVNKVVEEVNRLSLEEQKAKLKELYPEYFEAKKEKKEEKKGLPPLPKAEKGKVVTRFAPNPDGAFHLGNARAAILSHEYARMYDGKFILRFDDTDPKVKRPEPIFYDMIIEDLKWLGIEPDEIVYASDRLEIYYKYAEELIRMGKAYVCTCSPEKFRELRDKGIACPHRDEPVEVQLERWRKMLNGEYREGEAVVRIKTDLNHPNPAVRDWPALRIIDNPNHPRAGNKYRVWPLYNFASAIDDHELGVTHIFRGQEHAENETRQRYIYEYLGWEYPVTVHHGRLSIEGVILSKSKTRKGIEEGKYLGWDDPRLGTIRALRRRGIRPEAIKELIIEVGLKRSDTTVSWDNLAAINRKLVDPIANRYFFVADPIPMYVEDTEEFEAKIPLHPDHPERGYRVLKFTPGKPVYVSRDDLDLLKPGNFVRLKDLFNVEILEVSENSIKARFHSYDYEVARKNKWRMIHWVTEGKPCEVIVPEGDELIIRKGLLERDANVKVDEVVQFERFGFVRIDKIEGDKVVAIFAHK, from the coding sequence GACGGTAAAGCTAATTCAAAAGCCGTCATTGGTAAAATCCTGGGGGAGAACCCAGAGCTCAGGCCAAAGGCAAGGGAGATAGTTCCAATTGTGAACAAAGTAGTGGAGGAGGTAAACAGGTTAAGCCTTGAGGAGCAGAAGGCCAAGCTTAAAGAATTGTATCCTGAGTACTTTGAGGCTAAAAAAGAGAAAAAGGAAGAGAAAAAGGGGCTTCCTCCACTGCCAAAGGCTGAAAAAGGTAAGGTGGTTACTAGATTCGCCCCTAATCCAGATGGTGCTTTCCATTTGGGCAACGCTAGGGCTGCTATTTTGAGCCACGAATACGCCCGCATGTACGATGGCAAGTTCATTCTGAGGTTTGACGACACTGATCCAAAGGTGAAACGGCCCGAACCAATATTCTATGACATGATAATTGAGGACTTAAAGTGGCTCGGAATTGAGCCAGACGAAATAGTATACGCAAGCGACAGGCTTGAGATCTACTACAAGTACGCTGAAGAGCTGATAAGGATGGGCAAGGCATACGTGTGCACCTGCTCACCGGAGAAGTTTAGGGAGCTGAGGGATAAGGGAATAGCATGCCCCCACAGGGATGAGCCAGTAGAGGTTCAGCTTGAGAGGTGGAGAAAGATGCTCAACGGAGAGTACAGAGAAGGAGAGGCCGTAGTCAGGATAAAAACTGACTTAAATCATCCAAATCCTGCAGTAAGGGACTGGCCCGCCTTGAGAATCATAGATAATCCGAACCACCCGAGAGCAGGGAATAAGTACAGGGTCTGGCCCCTCTACAACTTCGCCTCGGCTATAGATGACCACGAGCTTGGAGTTACTCACATATTTAGGGGGCAGGAGCACGCTGAGAATGAGACAAGGCAGAGATACATCTATGAGTATCTTGGATGGGAGTATCCAGTTACAGTTCACCACGGGAGACTTAGCATTGAGGGTGTAATACTGAGCAAGTCCAAGACTAGGAAAGGAATAGAGGAAGGAAAATACCTTGGCTGGGACGATCCGAGGCTCGGAACAATCAGGGCCCTAAGGAGGAGGGGTATAAGACCTGAGGCAATAAAGGAGTTAATCATAGAGGTAGGCCTCAAGAGGAGCGACACGACTGTGAGCTGGGACAACTTGGCTGCGATAAACAGGAAGCTTGTCGATCCTATAGCCAACAGGTACTTCTTCGTTGCCGATCCGATCCCGATGTACGTTGAGGATACTGAGGAATTTGAGGCCAAGATCCCCCTCCACCCGGATCACCCAGAGAGGGGCTATAGGGTTCTCAAGTTCACCCCAGGAAAGCCCGTTTACGTCTCTAGGGACGATCTCGATCTCTTAAAACCCGGAAACTTTGTGAGGCTCAAGGATCTCTTCAACGTTGAAATACTTGAAGTCTCGGAGAATTCAATAAAGGCAAGGTTCCACAGCTACGATTACGAGGTAGCTAGAAAGAATAAGTGGAGGATGATCCACTGGGTTACCGAAGGTAAGCCCTGCGAAGTCATAGTTCCTGAGGGAGACGAGCTGATAATCAGAAAGGGCCTGCTGGAGAGGGATGCTAACGTTAAGGTTGACGAAGTAGTTCAGTTCGAGAGGTTTGGCTTTGTTAGAATTGACAAGATAGAAGGGGACAAGGTCGTAGCGATCTTCGCTCATAAATGA
- a CDS encoding PadR family transcriptional regulator, producing MKAVEKLRKELRAGLYSYLVLLILEREGELHGYGIRKKLEELTNGRLVPSEGTLYDLLKSLKKHKLIEDRLVLIGKRPRRYYRITSQGRDVLEELREEVREIIGILEVVT from the coding sequence GTGAAGGCAGTTGAAAAGCTGAGGAAGGAACTCAGGGCTGGCCTGTACTCCTATCTAGTGCTTCTCATCTTAGAGAGGGAAGGTGAGCTACATGGGTACGGGATAAGAAAGAAGCTTGAGGAGCTCACAAATGGAAGGCTTGTTCCCAGTGAAGGAACCCTCTACGACCTGTTGAAGAGCTTGAAGAAGCACAAGCTGATAGAAGATAGATTAGTCTTGATTGGTAAGAGGCCCAGGAGGTACTATAGAATCACATCCCAGGGAAGGGATGTTTTGGAGGAGCTTAGGGAGGAGGTTAGGGAGATAATCGGGATTTTGGAGGTGGTAACTTGA
- a CDS encoding CGP-CTERM sorting domain-containing protein: MRVVFILILVVILLNQVSGWELSYTLPGDELRESFRATGVYYVDEGLVVIGVHSKGLKERYFVVMRINPIDGAVLWARKYTFEVNGKPLPPESLPAGRSIVLQSGDGMYIITPVTFNYTVSTLIIRTNIKGDIRWAKLIVADQILKNRSYKRQVTPIDAIVSEDNSLYILARSRAWREIHLPNGVVMKFSPDGDLEWATVVSLKGTGFDPRAVVFNSSLYIMGTSAITALGGARIVVLKLDSNNGSVLEGLSIRSGDVLYGDDMTISDALLYILAHKKTETIYPVIIASDGEGILWSKKINGRGVVPKFLLTDGERLYMAGIISGIWGGPRNLSDHAFVVGMSREGEVIWARAYPSPALNGPILGGFAIGGGRLYGFMVPFGSITGFGFSPSVEGEDNCGKEISFDVSPIDVESGKVNTKNILAFNPNIRIYDVNGSTESISIKFADICSRKAEVTVTKSTTSIKKQESESTTTTHITTKTPSRTTVTVTGTLSKTTKPPTKESPARSTSKSTCGPVVLVVLVALPTLLRKRL; this comes from the coding sequence ATGAGGGTCGTGTTTATTTTAATTCTAGTTGTCATATTGTTAAATCAGGTAAGTGGATGGGAGCTCAGCTATACACTACCTGGAGACGAGCTCAGAGAAAGTTTCCGTGCTACTGGAGTTTATTACGTGGATGAGGGCTTAGTAGTTATAGGAGTTCACAGTAAGGGTCTTAAGGAAAGGTATTTTGTAGTGATGCGCATAAACCCCATAGATGGCGCTGTACTTTGGGCTAGAAAATATACATTTGAGGTAAATGGGAAGCCTTTACCTCCAGAATCTCTTCCTGCTGGTCGATCCATAGTCTTGCAGTCTGGAGATGGCATGTACATAATTACCCCAGTCACCTTCAATTATACGGTCTCCACTTTGATCATCAGGACAAACATAAAGGGGGATATAAGGTGGGCTAAGTTAATAGTAGCTGATCAGATACTGAAGAACAGGAGCTATAAGCGGCAGGTTACACCGATAGATGCTATTGTATCGGAGGATAACTCACTTTACATCCTCGCCAGGAGCAGGGCATGGAGGGAAATTCATCTTCCTAATGGCGTTGTAATGAAGTTTTCTCCAGATGGAGATCTTGAGTGGGCAACTGTTGTATCCTTGAAAGGCACGGGGTTTGATCCAAGAGCTGTTGTCTTTAATTCTTCCCTCTACATTATGGGTACAAGTGCAATAACGGCTCTTGGGGGAGCGAGAATTGTTGTTCTAAAATTGGACAGTAACAACGGTTCCGTCTTGGAAGGACTAAGCATCAGGAGTGGTGACGTCCTCTATGGAGATGACATGACGATCTCTGATGCCTTGCTCTACATACTTGCACACAAGAAGACTGAGACAATATACCCGGTGATAATAGCCAGCGATGGAGAAGGCATCCTTTGGTCTAAGAAGATTAATGGGAGGGGTGTTGTCCCGAAGTTCTTACTTACTGATGGAGAAAGGCTATACATGGCTGGTATTATTTCCGGGATATGGGGAGGGCCAAGAAATCTTTCAGACCATGCATTCGTAGTTGGCATGTCTCGAGAAGGAGAGGTTATATGGGCAAGGGCATATCCTTCGCCTGCTTTAAATGGTCCTATCTTGGGTGGATTTGCAATTGGAGGCGGAAGACTTTATGGATTCATGGTGCCTTTTGGATCAATAACTGGGTTTGGATTTTCACCTAGCGTTGAAGGTGAAGATAATTGTGGAAAGGAAATTTCCTTTGATGTGTCCCCAATTGATGTAGAGTCTGGTAAAGTTAATACAAAGAACATTTTGGCCTTTAATCCCAACATAAGGATTTATGACGTCAACGGAAGCACTGAGAGCATCTCAATAAAGTTTGCAGATATATGCTCAAGGAAAGCGGAAGTAACGGTAACGAAGTCGACGACGTCTATTAAAAAGCAGGAATCAGAGTCAACGACAACAACCCACATTACAACTAAAACACCCTCAAGGACAACTGTAACCGTTACTGGCACATTATCTAAAACTACGAAACCTCCCACCAAGGAGTCTCCAGCTCGTAGTACTTCAAAAAGCACGTGTGGACCTGTAGTGCTTGTTGTTTTGGTAGCTTTGCCGACCCTTTTAAGAAAGAGATTGTGA
- a CDS encoding YhfC family intramembrane metalloprotease, with protein sequence MAWFTLYLLGLRKFKGAEFILGVFVFFFAMLLQGLIQQGAFLLAGIRSNRDIIERGLILVASLWVGLSAGFIQEGVKFALVRDKSKRQGAFVGLGFGITEVLAVVVSFAIISFKGLTLDVPFIMGMLTLAERYLAVLFHVATTILLAGASLRTFLTLAGIHAVVDSLAAYYQLARLVDPAKSVKVLILSEAVLGLVVLVLLVYALPQALKEEEKEEVIW encoded by the coding sequence TTGGCTTGGTTTACTCTATACCTCTTAGGACTTAGAAAGTTCAAGGGAGCGGAGTTCATACTTGGGGTGTTTGTCTTCTTCTTTGCAATGCTTCTTCAGGGATTGATACAGCAGGGTGCCTTCTTACTCGCGGGCATTAGATCAAACAGGGACATAATCGAGAGGGGGTTAATTCTCGTGGCTAGTCTTTGGGTTGGTCTTTCAGCTGGCTTCATACAGGAGGGAGTTAAGTTTGCCTTGGTTAGGGATAAAAGCAAGAGGCAGGGAGCATTCGTTGGTCTTGGCTTCGGGATAACTGAAGTACTGGCTGTGGTTGTTAGCTTTGCGATTATCAGCTTTAAGGGACTGACCCTAGACGTTCCCTTTATCATGGGCATGCTGACCTTGGCTGAGAGGTACTTGGCTGTTCTCTTCCATGTTGCCACAACGATTCTTTTAGCCGGAGCATCGTTAAGAACGTTCTTGACCCTAGCGGGAATTCACGCAGTGGTGGATAGTCTAGCGGCGTACTATCAGCTCGCCAGACTTGTTGATCCAGCAAAGTCCGTAAAAGTCTTGATCCTAAGTGAGGCCGTCCTGGGGCTTGTTGTTCTGGTGCTCCTAGTATATGCCCTGCCCCAAGCCCTCAAGGAAGAAGAAAAAGAAGAAGTGATTTGGTAG
- a CDS encoding type II toxin-antitoxin system HicA family toxin, which produces MKLPLLSGREIVRILVKKFGFKVVKQRGSHIKLRRENGEKRTAIVPDHEEVAIGTLKSILRQAGISEEEFLNKYKDP; this is translated from the coding sequence ATGAAGCTTCCATTGTTATCGGGTAGGGAGATAGTCAGAATTCTTGTCAAGAAGTTTGGGTTTAAGGTCGTTAAGCAGAGGGGAAGTCACATAAAGCTGAGAAGAGAAAACGGTGAAAAGAGGACTGCTATTGTTCCCGACCACGAGGAGGTTGCCATTGGGACGCTAAAAAGCATCCTGAGACAGGCAGGAATTAGTGAGGAGGAATTCTTGAATAAATACAAAGACCCATGA
- a CDS encoding fumarate hydratase encodes MEQEIVEAIKLAVTNIPHDVVEALKDAYKREESEIARYNLELILKAVDVAKKKGVPVCQDTGTPIFFVDVGPNDNIHDIQEAIVRAVSKATKEVPLRPNALSVLSGEVLGNVPEIHFEPGNKTRIGILMKGGGSENCSALFTLTPGESLEGVKRKVIEHVKACGGKPCPPIIVGIGIASPAEKAMRLAKKALFRKIGERHPNKEIARFEEELLKEINSLGIGPMGMGGKTTALDVKVEVESRHPASYIVALAIQCWAHRRAFIEFGEEVRIWQ; translated from the coding sequence ATGGAGCAGGAGATAGTTGAGGCGATAAAATTAGCTGTCACAAATATTCCCCATGATGTAGTTGAGGCCCTCAAGGATGCCTATAAAAGGGAGGAAAGCGAGATAGCAAGGTACAACCTCGAGCTCATTCTAAAGGCGGTAGATGTTGCCAAAAAGAAGGGAGTGCCTGTATGCCAAGATACTGGAACGCCGATATTCTTCGTTGATGTTGGGCCCAATGATAACATTCACGACATTCAGGAAGCGATAGTCAGGGCCGTAAGCAAGGCAACCAAAGAAGTTCCACTAAGGCCAAACGCCCTCTCAGTTTTAAGCGGAGAGGTCCTGGGGAACGTTCCGGAGATACATTTTGAGCCCGGAAACAAAACGAGGATCGGCATTTTAATGAAGGGAGGGGGGAGCGAGAACTGTTCAGCTCTCTTCACCCTGACTCCAGGAGAAAGCCTCGAGGGAGTGAAAAGGAAAGTGATAGAGCACGTAAAGGCCTGCGGGGGAAAGCCCTGCCCGCCGATAATAGTAGGGATTGGAATAGCGAGCCCGGCTGAAAAAGCCATGAGGCTGGCCAAGAAGGCCTTATTCAGGAAAATTGGCGAGAGGCATCCAAACAAGGAAATCGCAAGGTTTGAGGAGGAACTACTGAAAGAAATCAACTCCCTGGGAATAGGGCCCATGGGAATGGGAGGAAAAACCACCGCGCTAGACGTTAAGGTTGAGGTTGAAAGCAGACATCCAGCGAGCTATATAGTGGCCCTCGCCATCCAGTGCTGGGCCCACAGGAGGGCCTTTATCGAGTTTGGGGAGGAGGTGAGAATATGGCAGTGA
- a CDS encoding SLC13 family permease translates to MYLVLTIVDRSYPRKSLYLIDWESLALITALIITSKGLELSGIFTRLAIKLITLSRGSERKLVMILLPIIAFSSALIMNDTAILIFTPLVVVTGRIAGINVPRAVALSAIAANVGSSLTPIGNPQNVIIWKHYSLSFLGFIKGMLPYVLLWLVILFLFSLMVKDKRIKVKVPPVEVDAKLFLLSSFLLVFNVVMGRVDLAKYSLLLTVLAYLIVKRDVLLSFDVALVPTFALIFANFSELSSMVNIGKLTSAGVFLYSLILSQIISNVPATVVMLPWTKDWLCLSLGVNLGGTGSMVGSLANLIAIRLSGISVKEFHKYSLAYLLIALLLTLFLLEIRI, encoded by the coding sequence ATGTACCTAGTTCTCACTATAGTTGACAGGAGTTACCCCAGGAAGAGCCTTTACCTCATTGACTGGGAGAGCCTCGCCCTTATAACGGCCCTCATAATAACTTCTAAGGGTCTGGAGCTTTCTGGGATCTTCACTAGGCTTGCTATTAAGCTGATAACCCTATCTAGGGGATCTGAAAGAAAGTTAGTTATGATCCTCTTGCCGATTATAGCATTTTCTTCGGCGTTGATCATGAACGACACTGCGATTCTAATATTCACACCCTTAGTTGTTGTCACCGGCAGGATAGCGGGAATAAACGTTCCGAGGGCAGTTGCCCTTTCCGCCATAGCTGCAAACGTTGGTTCCTCTTTGACCCCAATAGGAAACCCGCAGAATGTGATAATATGGAAGCACTATTCGCTTTCATTTCTTGGGTTTATTAAGGGAATGCTCCCTTATGTCCTTTTATGGCTCGTGATTTTGTTCCTATTCTCCCTAATGGTCAAGGATAAGAGGATTAAAGTTAAAGTTCCCCCTGTAGAGGTTGATGCGAAGCTTTTCCTGCTCTCCTCTTTTCTCCTCGTTTTTAACGTGGTTATGGGGAGAGTTGATTTGGCGAAATATTCTCTGCTTCTTACCGTTTTAGCTTATTTGATTGTTAAGAGGGACGTTCTCCTATCCTTTGATGTGGCCCTCGTCCCCACCTTCGCACTTATCTTCGCTAACTTCTCTGAATTGTCCTCAATGGTAAACATAGGCAAGCTAACTTCAGCAGGTGTATTCCTCTACTCCCTCATCCTGAGTCAGATTATAAGCAACGTCCCTGCGACCGTGGTTATGTTGCCCTGGACGAAGGATTGGCTTTGCCTTTCCTTGGGCGTTAACCTTGGTGGGACTGGAAGTATGGTTGGTTCTCTAGCAAACCTCATAGCGATAAGGCTTTCGGGAATAAGCGTGAAAGAGTTTCACAAGTATTCTCTTGCCTACCTCCTTATTGCGCTCTTATTGACGCTTTTTCTTCTTGAGATAAGGATATAA
- a CDS encoding SDR family NAD(P)-dependent oxidoreductase, with product MKVLITGSSSGIGLELSKIFLSKGYRVYGVSRREVNLGDNYTHIKADLSIRKGIEIVKKFLGNEKLDILVNNAGFGILKPILEHSWEEMEEIFRLNVISPIILTRELLSKLKLDAKVVFVISGAAFVKIIDMPVYGASKSALHYLTVILEDELKPRRVIRVYPKQVKTPFWNGKAPAGSLDPREVAEKIVSAIEKGKREVFIPWYIGLSKPFGMKYRFRFR from the coding sequence ATGAAGGTCTTAATTACCGGTTCATCATCAGGAATAGGTTTAGAACTCTCAAAGATCTTCCTCTCAAAAGGCTATAGGGTTTACGGAGTTAGCAGGCGGGAGGTAAACCTTGGAGACAATTATACTCACATTAAAGCGGATCTCTCAATCAGAAAGGGTATAGAGATAGTTAAGAAGTTCTTGGGAAACGAAAAGCTCGATATCTTGGTGAATAACGCTGGCTTTGGAATTCTAAAGCCAATCCTGGAGCACTCGTGGGAGGAGATGGAGGAGATCTTTAGGCTTAACGTGATTTCTCCAATAATCCTGACGAGGGAGTTATTGTCGAAGCTCAAGTTGGATGCAAAGGTTGTGTTCGTTATCAGCGGCGCCGCCTTCGTAAAAATAATTGATATGCCCGTTTACGGAGCCTCAAAATCCGCCCTCCACTACCTAACGGTTATCCTTGAGGATGAGCTTAAGCCAAGGAGGGTTATCCGGGTATACCCAAAGCAGGTGAAAACTCCCTTCTGGAATGGTAAAGCTCCAGCTGGAAGCCTTGATCCCAGGGAAGTTGCTGAGAAGATAGTCAGTGCCATAGAGAAAGGGAAGAGAGAAGTGTTCATCCCCTGGTATATAGGCCTCTCAAAGCCTTTCGGGATGAAATATCGCTTCAGGTTCCGATAG
- a CDS encoding ArnT family glycosyltransferase: MSKEEHYGGLKMKFNMKIIPIIIFAFAFIMQIVLLPPWDTLTYDGALYINIARNLAKNPTSFTYQGIYMMYRPPLYPYTLSLFYHFIHDPLTQLKVARVVSAFFFALTASLVYLLSLELFGNFIKGTVASLFFMFNGLALTMGGRELVHSEFTFFYTLAIYFLYTGRKRGEPHRIYLAFISAGLAVLTRYTGLSIIPVFLAYLWLTDYWGWVKKKEYCIGFMLFFLVLLPWLYLGHLHYGGYFRPFKIANRVVTLDKPVSVSDFLTLLFNDVGVVLPALAVLGLLKQKQDERGYLLISWLFIGFIMIMIVTHKETRFITFLSPVIGVLAAEGIELIGRISEVVIARAGIKNIKPWLVTLALAILLIIPVAQKGFDLKERWNSIGVQESHVLKYASEKYPAEKLLVSPSLYTMAGFYYPKAEVEMILRRKSIEEKIARGYYDVIIHENPSVYLNILTSRKYVKVEEFYGGKLEIFIRR; the protein is encoded by the coding sequence ATGAGTAAAGAGGAACACTATGGAGGGTTAAAAATGAAGTTTAACATGAAGATAATTCCAATCATAATTTTTGCATTTGCATTCATCATGCAAATCGTTCTACTCCCCCCCTGGGACACGCTCACCTATGATGGGGCTTTATATATAAATATAGCAAGAAACTTGGCCAAGAATCCAACGAGCTTTACGTATCAAGGAATTTACATGATGTACAGACCTCCCCTGTATCCCTACACCCTCTCCCTCTTCTACCACTTCATCCATGATCCCCTAACTCAACTTAAGGTTGCGAGGGTAGTTTCAGCATTCTTCTTTGCCCTAACAGCTTCTCTTGTGTATCTCCTCTCCCTTGAATTGTTTGGAAACTTCATCAAAGGGACTGTGGCATCACTATTCTTCATGTTCAACGGCCTCGCGCTCACGATGGGGGGTAGGGAATTAGTTCACAGTGAGTTCACATTCTTCTACACGCTCGCCATTTACTTCCTATACACGGGACGGAAAAGAGGTGAGCCTCACAGGATTTATTTGGCGTTCATCTCGGCAGGACTTGCCGTACTGACAAGGTATACAGGACTCTCAATAATTCCGGTGTTCTTGGCCTACCTGTGGCTCACCGATTACTGGGGGTGGGTAAAAAAGAAGGAATACTGTATAGGTTTCATGCTCTTCTTCCTAGTTCTGCTACCTTGGCTGTACTTGGGACACCTCCATTACGGGGGCTACTTCAGACCGTTCAAGATAGCAAACAGGGTTGTTACCTTAGACAAGCCAGTTTCAGTTTCAGACTTTCTGACGTTGCTGTTCAACGATGTAGGAGTTGTGCTCCCAGCCCTCGCCGTTCTTGGACTTCTAAAGCAGAAGCAGGACGAAAGAGGCTACCTCCTAATCAGCTGGTTGTTCATAGGTTTCATTATGATAATGATTGTGACTCATAAGGAAACGAGGTTCATAACGTTTCTCTCTCCCGTCATTGGGGTACTCGCCGCAGAAGGCATTGAGCTCATTGGAAGGATCAGTGAAGTTGTCATTGCCCGCGCTGGAATAAAGAACATTAAACCATGGCTTGTAACCCTGGCTCTAGCAATCCTCCTCATAATTCCCGTTGCTCAGAAGGGCTTTGACCTCAAAGAAAGATGGAACTCCATCGGGGTTCAGGAATCTCACGTGCTGAAGTATGCGAGCGAGAAGTATCCGGCTGAAAAGTTATTGGTTTCCCCCTCCCTCTACACCATGGCGGGGTTCTACTATCCTAAAGCCGAGGTCGAAATGATACTCAGGCGGAAAAGCATAGAGGAGAAGATAGCGAGGGGGTACTACGACGTGATAATTCATGAAAATCCAAGCGTCTACCTGAACATCCTTACCAGCAGGAAATATGTAAAAGTGGAGGAGTTCTATGGAGGCAAGCTTGAAATCTTTATTAGACGATAA